In Carassius carassius chromosome 5, fCarCar2.1, whole genome shotgun sequence, one genomic interval encodes:
- the LOC132141572 gene encoding ubiquitin carboxyl-terminal hydrolase 30-like isoform X6, giving the protein MMKNWGVIGGVAAAMAAGVYVLWGPISDRKKRRKGMVPGLLNLGNTCFMNSLLQGLAACPSFIRWLEDFTSESSVHPERTDRETHLSSSLMQLLKALSSHDPGEDDVLDAGALLEALRLYRWHISSFEEQDAHELFHVLTSSLEEEQEHQPRVAHLFDMQTLEKSVESKEKNISCRSGGPLHPIPSLWRTRHPFHGRLTSYMACKRCEQQNPVHYDSFDSLSLPIPSLQWSRPVTLDQCLQHFISSETIKEVECENCTKQQAGELVNGEVLESQRTTFVKQLKLGKLPQCLCIHLQRLTWSKEGTSIKRQEHVQFTEYLSLDRYKHCTAGQNLQTNSRTNRPKALGDPKDKTIANGVDSEHCNNNKPLSNGAFPSIFLHSPGLSSQLNLTYDYSSSEYLFRLTAVLVHHGDMHSGHFVTYRRCPAAPCGTSAFSSQWLWVSDDLVRKASLQEALSSSAYLLFYERVRRFGLRVEE; this is encoded by the exons ATGATGAAAAACTGGGGTGTGATTGGTGGAGTAGCTGCTGCCATGGCTGCTGGAGTCTATGTATTATGGGGCCCAATTTCAGACAGGAAGAAAAGGAGAAAAG GAATGGTTCCTGGTCTGCTAAATCTGGGGAACACGTGCTTTATGAACTCACTTCTCCAGGGCCTGGCAGCGTGTCCTTCCTTCATCAGATGGCTTGAAGACTTTACAAGCGAAAGCAGCGTCCATCCAGAGAGAACGGATAGAGAGACTCATCTGTCCAGCTCTCTGATGCAGTTACTTAAAG CCCTGTCAAGTCATGATCCCGGAGAAGATGATGTTTTAGATGCGGGAGCCCTCTTAGAAGCTCTCAGGCTTTACAGATGGCACATTAGCTCCTTCGAGGAACAG GATGCTCATGAGCTCTTTCACGTCCTCACATCTTCATTAGAGGAGGAACAGGAACACCAACCCAGAGTCGCTCATCTGTTCGACATGCAAACACTGGAG AAATCTGTGgagtcaaaagaaaaaaacataagctGCAGAAGTGGAG GCCCATTACATCCTATTCCAAGTTTATGGAGGACTCGGCACCCTTTTCATGGGCGGTTAACTAGTTATATGGCTTGCAAACGCTGTGAGCAGCAG AATCCTGTGCACTATGATTCTTTCGATAGCTTGTCTCTTCCTATCCCGTCACTACAGTGG AGCAGACCAGTTACTTTGGACCAGTGTCTCCAGCATTTCATCTCCTCTGAAACCATCAAAGAAGTGGAGTGTGAAAACTGTACAAAG CAGCAGGCTGGAGAGCTTGTGAATGGAGAAGTCCTTGAGAGTCAGAGGACAACATTTGTCAAGCAGCTGAAACTTGGAAAG TTGCCTCAGTGCCTCTGCATCCATCTGCAGAGATTGACATGGTCTAAAGAGGGCACTTCCATTAAAAGACAAGAGCATGTTCAGTTTACTGAATATTTGTCTCTGGATCGATACAAACATTGTACAGCTGGTCAGAACCTCCAGACCAACAGCAGAACAAACAGGCCCAAAGCTCTCGGAGACCCAAAAGACAAAACCATTGCTAACGGTGTTG ATTCAGAACACTGTAACAATAATAAGCCACTGTCCAATGGAGCCTTTCCCTCCATCTTTCTGCACTCACCAGGACTGAGCTCACAGCTCAACCTCACTTATGACTACAG CAGCTCAGAGTATCTCTTTCGCTTGACGGCTGTCCTGGTTCATCATGGAGACATGCACTCTGGACACTTTGTCACTTACCGCCGCTGCCCTGCAGCTCCCTGTGGAACGTCTGCTTTTAGCTCCCAGTGGCTCTGGGTGTCTGATGATTTGGTGAGGAAAGCCAGTCTCCAGGAGGCGCTCTCCTCCAGCGCATATCTGCTCTTTTACGAACGAGTGCGAAGGTTTGGTCTGAGGGTGGAAGAGTAG